In a genomic window of Sarcophilus harrisii chromosome 4, mSarHar1.11, whole genome shotgun sequence:
- the LOC100913948 gene encoding gasdermin-A isoform X2, whose amino-acid sequence MTLFENVTRALARQLNPRGDLTPLDSLIDFKRFHPFCLVLRKRKSTLFWGARYIRTDYTLLDLLQPGTSPSDLSDSGSFSFKKMLDARLEGEVDVPKTVKVKGTAGLSHSSTLEVQSLSVSPKALDDLQKERKLVPEHSFLKEIKQRGENLYVVMEVVETVKEVTLENAGKALGCFSLPFFAPLGLQGSLDHKEAITIPKGCVLAFRVRQLIVKGKDDWDIPHVFNENLKTFPTEEKPEEKIFSFIQTSDISEVPEDFGSLKKEVQSEAQEVAKLSREGQVSLLKSLRNLLGKKQDLQDLELAFEEALNKGHPVSLEASPKDIELSRDVVEGILYFLGALTELSEAQHKLLTKSMDMKILPLQLKLVESVMEQNFPKTEEGLFPLNPELLSSLGDEELTFTEALVGLSGLEMQRSGFKYNWDPDTLPQLCALYASLSFLQLLNKES is encoded by the exons ATGACTTTGTTTGAGAATGTCACCAGGGCCCTGGCCAGACAGCTCAATCCCAGAGGGGACCTGACCCCCTTGGACAGCCTCATTGACTTCAAGCGCTTCCACCCTTTCTGCCTGGTCctaaggaagaggaagagcacATTGTTTTGGGGTGCCCGTTACATCCGCACTGACTATACCCTCCTAGATCTTCTTCAGCCTGGGACCTCACCATCAG ATCTATCAGACTCAGGGAGCTTCTCTTTCAAGAAGATGCTGGATGCCCGCCTGGAGGGTGAAGTAGATGTTCCCAAAACAGTGAAAGTCAAAGGGACTGCTGGGCTCTCCCACAGCAGCACACTAGAAGTTCAGTCTCTCAGCGTTTCCCCTAAAGCCCTGGATGACTTACAGAAGGAGAG GAAGCTTGTGCCTGAGCACTCATTCCTAAAGGAGATAAAGCAACGAGGGGAGAACCTGTATGTGGTGATGGAAGTTGTGGAAACTGTGAAAGAAGTCACCCTGGAGAATGCTGGAAAAGCTTTGGGatgcttctccctccccttctttgcCCCTTTAGGACTTCAG GGGTCCTTAGATCACAAGGAGGCTATCACTATCCCCAAAGGCTGTGTCCTAGCCTTCAGAGTGAGGCAACTGATAGTCAAAGGAAAGGATGACTGGG ACATTCCCCATGTCTTCAATGAGAACCTGAAAACCTTCCCTACTGAAG aaAAGCCTGAAGAGAAAATATTCTCCT TTATCCAGACATCTGATATTT CTGAAGTTCCAGAAGATTTCGGGTCACTTAAGAAAGAAGTGCAAAGTGAGGCCCAAGAAGTGGCCAAGTTGAGCAGAGAAGGGCAGGTGTCACTACTCAAATCCCTCAGAAACCTTCTAGGGAAGAAACAAGACCTCCAAGACTTAGAGCTGGCG TTTGAAGAAGCTCTGAACAAGGGGCATCCTGTGTCCCTGGAGGCCAGCCCAAAAGACATTGAACTCTCCCGTGATGTTGTGGAAGGCATTCTGTATTTCCTTGGAGCCCTGACAG AGCTAAGTGAAGCCCAACATAAACTACTAACAAAGTCCATGGACATGAAGATTTTGCCCCTGCAACTGAAACTG GTGGAGAGTGTTATGGAGCAAAACTTTCCAAAGACGGAGGAAGGTTTATTTCCCCTGAACCCTGAACTACTATCCTCCCTTGGGGATGAGGAATTGACCTTCACTGAGGCTCTGGTGGGGCTGAGTGGCCTGGAAATGCAGAGATCAGGCTTCAAATATAACTGGGACCCTGACACACTCCCCCAACTCTGTGCTCTGTATGCCAGCCTCTCCTTCCTCCAGCTGCTAAACAAAGAGTCTTAA
- the LOC100913948 gene encoding gasdermin-A isoform X4 — translation MTLFENVTRALARQLNPRGDLTPLDSLIDFKRFHPFCLVLRKRKSTLFWGARYIRTDYTLLDLLQPGTSPSDLSDSGSFSFKKMLDARLEGEVDVPKTVKVKGTAGLSHSSTLEVQSLSVSPKALDDLQKERKLVPEHSFLKEIKQRGENLYVVMEVVETVKEVTLENAGKALGCFSLPFFAPLGLQGSLDHKEAITIPKGCVLAFRVRQLIVKGKDDWDIPHVFNENLKTFPTEAEVPEDFGSLKKEVQSEAQEVAKLSREGQVSLLKSLRNLLGKKQDLQDLELAFEEALNKGHPVSLEASPKDIELSRDVVEGILYFLGALTELSEAQHKLLTKSMDMKILPLQLKLVESVMEQNFPKTEEGLFPLNPELLSSLGDEELTFTEALVGLSGLEMQRSGFKYNWDPDTLPQLCALYASLSFLQLLNKES, via the exons ATGACTTTGTTTGAGAATGTCACCAGGGCCCTGGCCAGACAGCTCAATCCCAGAGGGGACCTGACCCCCTTGGACAGCCTCATTGACTTCAAGCGCTTCCACCCTTTCTGCCTGGTCctaaggaagaggaagagcacATTGTTTTGGGGTGCCCGTTACATCCGCACTGACTATACCCTCCTAGATCTTCTTCAGCCTGGGACCTCACCATCAG ATCTATCAGACTCAGGGAGCTTCTCTTTCAAGAAGATGCTGGATGCCCGCCTGGAGGGTGAAGTAGATGTTCCCAAAACAGTGAAAGTCAAAGGGACTGCTGGGCTCTCCCACAGCAGCACACTAGAAGTTCAGTCTCTCAGCGTTTCCCCTAAAGCCCTGGATGACTTACAGAAGGAGAG GAAGCTTGTGCCTGAGCACTCATTCCTAAAGGAGATAAAGCAACGAGGGGAGAACCTGTATGTGGTGATGGAAGTTGTGGAAACTGTGAAAGAAGTCACCCTGGAGAATGCTGGAAAAGCTTTGGGatgcttctccctccccttctttgcCCCTTTAGGACTTCAG GGGTCCTTAGATCACAAGGAGGCTATCACTATCCCCAAAGGCTGTGTCCTAGCCTTCAGAGTGAGGCAACTGATAGTCAAAGGAAAGGATGACTGGG ACATTCCCCATGTCTTCAATGAGAACCTGAAAACCTTCCCTACTGAAG CTGAAGTTCCAGAAGATTTCGGGTCACTTAAGAAAGAAGTGCAAAGTGAGGCCCAAGAAGTGGCCAAGTTGAGCAGAGAAGGGCAGGTGTCACTACTCAAATCCCTCAGAAACCTTCTAGGGAAGAAACAAGACCTCCAAGACTTAGAGCTGGCG TTTGAAGAAGCTCTGAACAAGGGGCATCCTGTGTCCCTGGAGGCCAGCCCAAAAGACATTGAACTCTCCCGTGATGTTGTGGAAGGCATTCTGTATTTCCTTGGAGCCCTGACAG AGCTAAGTGAAGCCCAACATAAACTACTAACAAAGTCCATGGACATGAAGATTTTGCCCCTGCAACTGAAACTG GTGGAGAGTGTTATGGAGCAAAACTTTCCAAAGACGGAGGAAGGTTTATTTCCCCTGAACCCTGAACTACTATCCTCCCTTGGGGATGAGGAATTGACCTTCACTGAGGCTCTGGTGGGGCTGAGTGGCCTGGAAATGCAGAGATCAGGCTTCAAATATAACTGGGACCCTGACACACTCCCCCAACTCTGTGCTCTGTATGCCAGCCTCTCCTTCCTCCAGCTGCTAAACAAAGAGTCTTAA
- the LOC100913948 gene encoding gasdermin-A isoform X1, translating into MTLFENVTRALARQLNPRGDLTPLDSLIDFKRFHPFCLVLRKRKSTLFWGARYIRTDYTLLDLLQPGTSPSDLSDSGSFSFKKMLDARLEGEVDVPKTVKVKGTAGLSHSSTLEVQSLSVSPKALDDLQKERKLVPEHSFLKEIKQRGENLYVVMEVVETVKEVTLENAGKALGCFSLPFFAPLGLQGSLDHKEAITIPKGCVLAFRVRQLIVKGKDDWDIPHVFNENLKTFPTEEKPEEKIFSFIQTSDICKEISEVPEDFGSLKKEVQSEAQEVAKLSREGQVSLLKSLRNLLGKKQDLQDLELAFEEALNKGHPVSLEASPKDIELSRDVVEGILYFLGALTELSEAQHKLLTKSMDMKILPLQLKLVESVMEQNFPKTEEGLFPLNPELLSSLGDEELTFTEALVGLSGLEMQRSGFKYNWDPDTLPQLCALYASLSFLQLLNKES; encoded by the exons ATGACTTTGTTTGAGAATGTCACCAGGGCCCTGGCCAGACAGCTCAATCCCAGAGGGGACCTGACCCCCTTGGACAGCCTCATTGACTTCAAGCGCTTCCACCCTTTCTGCCTGGTCctaaggaagaggaagagcacATTGTTTTGGGGTGCCCGTTACATCCGCACTGACTATACCCTCCTAGATCTTCTTCAGCCTGGGACCTCACCATCAG ATCTATCAGACTCAGGGAGCTTCTCTTTCAAGAAGATGCTGGATGCCCGCCTGGAGGGTGAAGTAGATGTTCCCAAAACAGTGAAAGTCAAAGGGACTGCTGGGCTCTCCCACAGCAGCACACTAGAAGTTCAGTCTCTCAGCGTTTCCCCTAAAGCCCTGGATGACTTACAGAAGGAGAG GAAGCTTGTGCCTGAGCACTCATTCCTAAAGGAGATAAAGCAACGAGGGGAGAACCTGTATGTGGTGATGGAAGTTGTGGAAACTGTGAAAGAAGTCACCCTGGAGAATGCTGGAAAAGCTTTGGGatgcttctccctccccttctttgcCCCTTTAGGACTTCAG GGGTCCTTAGATCACAAGGAGGCTATCACTATCCCCAAAGGCTGTGTCCTAGCCTTCAGAGTGAGGCAACTGATAGTCAAAGGAAAGGATGACTGGG ACATTCCCCATGTCTTCAATGAGAACCTGAAAACCTTCCCTACTGAAG aaAAGCCTGAAGAGAAAATATTCTCCT TTATCCAGACATCTGATATTTGTAAGGAGATTT CTGAAGTTCCAGAAGATTTCGGGTCACTTAAGAAAGAAGTGCAAAGTGAGGCCCAAGAAGTGGCCAAGTTGAGCAGAGAAGGGCAGGTGTCACTACTCAAATCCCTCAGAAACCTTCTAGGGAAGAAACAAGACCTCCAAGACTTAGAGCTGGCG TTTGAAGAAGCTCTGAACAAGGGGCATCCTGTGTCCCTGGAGGCCAGCCCAAAAGACATTGAACTCTCCCGTGATGTTGTGGAAGGCATTCTGTATTTCCTTGGAGCCCTGACAG AGCTAAGTGAAGCCCAACATAAACTACTAACAAAGTCCATGGACATGAAGATTTTGCCCCTGCAACTGAAACTG GTGGAGAGTGTTATGGAGCAAAACTTTCCAAAGACGGAGGAAGGTTTATTTCCCCTGAACCCTGAACTACTATCCTCCCTTGGGGATGAGGAATTGACCTTCACTGAGGCTCTGGTGGGGCTGAGTGGCCTGGAAATGCAGAGATCAGGCTTCAAATATAACTGGGACCCTGACACACTCCCCCAACTCTGTGCTCTGTATGCCAGCCTCTCCTTCCTCCAGCTGCTAAACAAAGAGTCTTAA
- the LOC100913948 gene encoding gasdermin-A isoform X3: MTLFENVTRALARQLNPRGDLTPLDSLIDFKRFHPFCLVLRKRKSTLFWGARYIRTDYTLLDLLQPGTSPSDLSDSGSFSFKKMLDARLEGEVDVPKTVKVKGTAGLSHSSTLEVQSLSVSPKALDDLQKERKLVPEHSFLKEIKQRGENLYVVMEVVETVKEVTLENAGKALGCFSLPFFAPLGLQGSLDHKEAITIPKGCVLAFRVRQLIVKGKDDWDIPHVFNENLKTFPTEEKPEEKIFSSEVPEDFGSLKKEVQSEAQEVAKLSREGQVSLLKSLRNLLGKKQDLQDLELAFEEALNKGHPVSLEASPKDIELSRDVVEGILYFLGALTELSEAQHKLLTKSMDMKILPLQLKLVESVMEQNFPKTEEGLFPLNPELLSSLGDEELTFTEALVGLSGLEMQRSGFKYNWDPDTLPQLCALYASLSFLQLLNKES; the protein is encoded by the exons ATGACTTTGTTTGAGAATGTCACCAGGGCCCTGGCCAGACAGCTCAATCCCAGAGGGGACCTGACCCCCTTGGACAGCCTCATTGACTTCAAGCGCTTCCACCCTTTCTGCCTGGTCctaaggaagaggaagagcacATTGTTTTGGGGTGCCCGTTACATCCGCACTGACTATACCCTCCTAGATCTTCTTCAGCCTGGGACCTCACCATCAG ATCTATCAGACTCAGGGAGCTTCTCTTTCAAGAAGATGCTGGATGCCCGCCTGGAGGGTGAAGTAGATGTTCCCAAAACAGTGAAAGTCAAAGGGACTGCTGGGCTCTCCCACAGCAGCACACTAGAAGTTCAGTCTCTCAGCGTTTCCCCTAAAGCCCTGGATGACTTACAGAAGGAGAG GAAGCTTGTGCCTGAGCACTCATTCCTAAAGGAGATAAAGCAACGAGGGGAGAACCTGTATGTGGTGATGGAAGTTGTGGAAACTGTGAAAGAAGTCACCCTGGAGAATGCTGGAAAAGCTTTGGGatgcttctccctccccttctttgcCCCTTTAGGACTTCAG GGGTCCTTAGATCACAAGGAGGCTATCACTATCCCCAAAGGCTGTGTCCTAGCCTTCAGAGTGAGGCAACTGATAGTCAAAGGAAAGGATGACTGGG ACATTCCCCATGTCTTCAATGAGAACCTGAAAACCTTCCCTACTGAAG aaAAGCCTGAAGAGAAAATATTCTCCT CTGAAGTTCCAGAAGATTTCGGGTCACTTAAGAAAGAAGTGCAAAGTGAGGCCCAAGAAGTGGCCAAGTTGAGCAGAGAAGGGCAGGTGTCACTACTCAAATCCCTCAGAAACCTTCTAGGGAAGAAACAAGACCTCCAAGACTTAGAGCTGGCG TTTGAAGAAGCTCTGAACAAGGGGCATCCTGTGTCCCTGGAGGCCAGCCCAAAAGACATTGAACTCTCCCGTGATGTTGTGGAAGGCATTCTGTATTTCCTTGGAGCCCTGACAG AGCTAAGTGAAGCCCAACATAAACTACTAACAAAGTCCATGGACATGAAGATTTTGCCCCTGCAACTGAAACTG GTGGAGAGTGTTATGGAGCAAAACTTTCCAAAGACGGAGGAAGGTTTATTTCCCCTGAACCCTGAACTACTATCCTCCCTTGGGGATGAGGAATTGACCTTCACTGAGGCTCTGGTGGGGCTGAGTGGCCTGGAAATGCAGAGATCAGGCTTCAAATATAACTGGGACCCTGACACACTCCCCCAACTCTGTGCTCTGTATGCCAGCCTCTCCTTCCTCCAGCTGCTAAACAAAGAGTCTTAA
- the PSMD3 gene encoding 26S proteasome non-ATPase regulatory subunit 3 translates to MKQEGSARRRGADKAKQPPGGGEQEPPPPPPPPPPPAAPLDVEMKEEGATGGAAGEGEGRAALAERSQRELDTVTLEDIKEHVKQLEKAVSGKEPRFVLRALRMLPSTSRRLNPYVLYKAVLGFFTSCNATRDFLLAFLEEPMDTEADLQFRPRTGKAASAPLLPEVEAYLQLLMVIYLMNSKRYKEAQRVSDDLMQKISTQNRRALDLVAAKCYYYHARVYEFLDKLDVVRSFLHARLRTATLRHDADGQATLLNLLLRNYLHYSLYDQAEKLVSKSVFPEQANNNEWARYLYYTGRIKAIQLEYSEARRTMTNALRKAPQHTAVGFKQTVHKLLIVVELLLGEIPDRLQFRQPSLKRSLMPYFLLTQAVRTGNLAKFNLVLDQFGEKFQADGTYTLIIRLRHNVIKTGVRMISLSYSRISLADIAQKLQLDSPEDAEFIVAKAIRDGVIEASINHEKGYVQSKEMIDIYSTREPQLAFHQRISFCLDIHNMSVKAMRFPPKSYNKDLESAEERREREQQDLEFAKEMAEDDDDSFP, encoded by the exons ATGAAGCAAGAGGGCTCAGCGCGGCGCCGCGGCGCCGACAAGGCGAAGCAGCCTCCCGGCGGAGGAGAGCAAGAGCCGCCCCccccaccgccgccgccgccccccccGGCGGCCCCCCTGGATGTAGAAATGAAGGAGGAGGGGGCGACCGGCGGAGCAGCCGGGGAAGGCGAGGGCAGGGCGGCCTTGGCAGAGCGCTCTCAGCGGGAGCTGGACACAGTCACCTTGGAGG ACATCAAGGAGCATGTGAAGCAGCTGGAGAAGGCCGTGTCAGGCAAGGAACCCCGCTTTGTACTGCGGGCCCTTCGGATGCTACCTTCTACTTCTCGCCGTCTCAATCCCTATGTTCTCTACAAGGCTGTTCTTGGCTTTTTCACCTCCTGTAATGCTACCCGTGATTTCTTACTCGCCTTCTTGGAAGAG CCCATGGATACAGAAGCAGATTTGCAGTTCCGCCCCAGGACAGGAAAAGCTGCCTCAGCCCCTCTCTTACCTGAAGTGGAGGCATATCTCCAGCTCCTGATGGTCATCTACCTGATGAACAGCAAGCGCTACAAAGAG GCCCAAAGAGTTTCTGATGACCTCATGCAAAAAATCAGTACCCAGAACCGCCGAGCCCTGGACCTGGTGGCAGCAAAGTGTTATTATTACCATGCCCGTGTCTATGAGTTCTTAGACAAGCTGGATGTGGTGCGCAG CTTCCTGCATGCCCGGTTACGGACGGCCACCCTTAGGCATGATGCAGATGGCCAGGCCACTCTGCTTAACCTCCTTTTGCGAAACTACCTGCATTACAGCCTGTATGACCAGGCTGAGAAATTGGTGTCCAAGTCCGTGTTCCCTGAGCAAGCCAACAACAATGAGTGGGCAAGGTACCTCTACTACACAG GGCGAATCAAAGCCATCCAGCTGGAATACTCAGAGGCCCGAAGAACGATGACCAATGCTTTGCGCAAGGCCCCCCAGCACACAGCCGTTGGCTTCAAACAGACA GTGCACAAGTTGCTTATTGTGGTGGAGCTGCTCTTAGGGGAGATCCCAGACCGACTACAGTTCCGTCAGCCCTCACTCAAGCGCTCCCTCATGCCCTACTTCCTTTTGACCCAAG CTGTCAGGACAGGAAATCTAGCGAAGTTCAATCTGGTCCTGGATCAGTTTGGGGAAAAGTTTCAGGCAGATGGGACCTACACCTTGATCATACGACTGCGACACAATGTGATTAAAACAG GTGTGCGCATGATCAGCCTCTCCTACTCCCGAATCTCCCTGGCTGACATTGCCCAGAAGCTGCAGCTGGATAGCCCAGAGGATGCAGAGTTCATTGTTGCCAAG GCCATCCGGGATGGTGTCATAGAGGCTAGCATCAATCACGAAAAGGGATATGTCCAGTCCAAGGAGATGATCGACATTTATTCTACCCGAGAGCCTCAGTTGGCCTTCCACCAGCGTATCTCCTTCTGTCTAGACATCCACAATATGTCTGTCAAG GCTATGAGGTTCCCTCCCAAATCTTACAACAAGGACCTCGAGTCTGCAGAG GAGCGGCGTGAGCGAGAGCAGCAGGATCTGGAGTTTGCTAAAGAGATGGCTGAAGATGACGATGACAGCTTCCCTTGA